From Alteromonas sp. RKMC-009, one genomic window encodes:
- a CDS encoding IacB protein — MKSDSLRVLFCIGINQNFMDGTEQEMKDVWGAFSTMMSSIASLPDVNVLGILDDDQSQVGASADAPWTCYIMADVPDYQTVVEACNFFRTTPVGDGKFKLWKYAKVEARIGRKLVVPE; from the coding sequence ATGAAGTCAGATTCACTTAGAGTTTTGTTTTGTATAGGTATTAACCAAAATTTTATGGATGGTACCGAACAGGAGATGAAAGATGTTTGGGGTGCATTCAGCACTATGATGAGTTCCATAGCATCACTTCCTGACGTAAATGTTCTCGGTATTCTGGATGATGACCAATCCCAGGTTGGCGCTTCAGCAGATGCGCCCTGGACATGTTACATCATGGCAGATGTCCCTGATTATCAAACAGTCGTAGAAGCCTGCAATTTCTTCCGCACTACGCCAGTGGGAGACGGAAAATTCAAATTGTGGAAATACGCAAAAGTTGAAGCCCGAATTGGCAGAAAACTGGTGGTTCCAGAATGA
- a CDS encoding nuclear transport factor 2 family protein — protein MMQVEKELISRLTLLEEEKAVSECMKRYMKLCDDLNSEKVLNELLSLFADNAVWEGVGSRYSNSFGSINGQDAIRSMFSKYCKAPPHFSMNLHFLGNETIHISDLDARGEWTLLQPCSMSSGESRLSCAQITAEFRKIDHQWKITLFQTRSIFNRLMNSQWDDQTSQPVPQR, from the coding sequence ATGATGCAGGTTGAAAAGGAGCTGATATCAAGGCTGACGCTTCTGGAAGAAGAAAAAGCTGTGTCGGAGTGTATGAAGCGATATATGAAGCTCTGTGACGATCTTAATTCGGAAAAAGTCCTGAATGAGCTACTGAGCCTGTTTGCTGATAATGCAGTCTGGGAAGGAGTTGGCTCTCGCTATAGTAATTCTTTTGGAAGCATTAATGGACAGGATGCCATCAGGTCGATGTTTTCAAAGTACTGTAAAGCGCCACCTCACTTTTCTATGAATCTCCACTTTTTGGGAAACGAAACTATTCATATAAGCGACCTCGATGCCAGGGGCGAGTGGACATTACTGCAACCCTGTTCAATGAGTAGCGGGGAATCCAGGCTCAGCTGTGCGCAAATTACTGCAGAATTTAGGAAAATTGACCACCAATGGAAAATTACACTTTTCCAGACGAGAAGTATTTTTAACAGGCTTATGAACAGTCAGTGGGATGACCAGACAAGTCAACCTGTACCACAAAGGTAG
- a CDS encoding aromatic ring-hydroxylating oxygenase subunit alpha, whose product MTDIIFTDKKISESNWKDELVQEDRVHKSLYSDETIFNRELEKVFNHTWVWVAHESEIPDKGSYKTAMIGKQPVIVARDRKNNIHVLENRCRHRGATVCEGKKGKTKSFSCPYHGWGYALDGELRALPIPEEYDGILEKEKFGLVSLRHETFMGMIFATLDVDLEPLEDFLAGAKKWIKLFMKQSGGYPMKVLGDHRFRFPGNWKIQLENTTDAYHFPIVHKSFISSIDEQTQEVFDFLGGDGFVEDLGNGHSVMVMIPELVDLESNLEEPIPERFEELAQDLRSEGIEEPEIRRLVRAVGGTGFNLNLFPNISCSMAFFRNLVPISARETEIHHIAIGGDGAPTPFNQKRIRLHEHFQGPMGFGTPDDGEAWERVQKGSLSGVDGWIMVNRGQNNLRTSEDGNVQGAVCSETGMRAAYQQYKKLMTIKKG is encoded by the coding sequence ATGACAGATATAATATTTACAGATAAAAAAATTTCAGAATCAAATTGGAAAGATGAACTCGTTCAGGAAGACCGGGTACATAAATCTCTTTATTCAGATGAAACGATATTCAATCGTGAGTTGGAAAAAGTCTTTAACCACACTTGGGTATGGGTCGCACATGAGAGTGAGATTCCTGACAAAGGATCTTATAAAACCGCAATGATTGGCAAACAGCCCGTGATTGTTGCCAGGGACCGCAAAAACAATATTCATGTATTAGAGAACCGGTGTCGTCACAGAGGCGCAACAGTTTGTGAGGGTAAAAAGGGTAAAACTAAATCCTTTAGCTGTCCTTATCATGGTTGGGGTTACGCTCTGGATGGCGAGCTCAGAGCTCTGCCTATCCCGGAAGAATACGATGGAATTTTAGAGAAAGAAAAATTTGGTCTGGTAAGTCTCCGGCATGAGACTTTCATGGGGATGATATTTGCAACACTTGACGTTGATCTTGAACCACTTGAGGACTTTCTTGCAGGTGCAAAAAAGTGGATAAAGTTATTCATGAAACAGTCTGGTGGCTACCCAATGAAGGTACTCGGAGACCACAGGTTCAGATTTCCGGGAAATTGGAAAATACAACTGGAAAACACAACTGATGCATACCACTTTCCGATAGTTCATAAATCCTTCATCTCTTCGATAGACGAGCAAACACAAGAAGTATTTGATTTCCTGGGCGGGGATGGATTTGTCGAAGACCTTGGGAACGGACATAGTGTGATGGTCATGATTCCCGAGTTAGTCGACCTGGAAAGTAATCTTGAAGAGCCAATACCAGAAAGGTTTGAAGAGCTCGCCCAAGATCTCAGAAGTGAAGGTATTGAAGAACCTGAAATCAGGAGATTAGTTCGCGCGGTGGGCGGAACCGGCTTCAACTTGAATTTATTTCCGAATATATCCTGTTCCATGGCTTTTTTCCGAAACCTTGTACCCATTTCAGCCCGGGAAACAGAAATCCATCATATTGCCATTGGTGGAGACGGCGCACCAACTCCTTTTAATCAAAAGCGTATTCGATTGCATGAGCATTTTCAGGGACCAATGGGCTTCGGTACTCCGGATGATGGTGAAGCCTGGGAGCGGGTCCAGAAAGGTTCGTTATCAGGGGTTGACGGCTGGATCATGGTCAACCGGGGTCAAAACAACCTGAGAACTTCAGAAGATGGAAATGTACAGGGAGCAGTTTGTTCTGAAACGGGAATGAGAGCTGCCTATCAACAATATAAAAAACTAATGACCATTAAAAAAGGTTGA
- a CDS encoding aromatic-ring-hydroxylating dioxygenase subunit beta produces the protein MQDLELLDEKARQFLECEADYLDNKEYEAWLSLWDEAGLYIVPVDHSATDFENSVNVAYDNSEMRSERVRRLTGGEAVSTSNSLPTVRTLSRFRLLENTGTELTVRCAYCLFENNKNGIRQFPANVEFVLKVTSDGYKILRKVVRVMKSDEYLTTVSFLF, from the coding sequence ATGCAAGATTTGGAACTACTTGATGAAAAAGCCAGACAATTTTTAGAGTGTGAAGCAGATTATTTAGACAATAAAGAGTACGAAGCATGGCTTTCTTTATGGGATGAAGCTGGCCTGTATATCGTGCCAGTAGATCATTCAGCAACAGATTTTGAAAACTCTGTAAATGTTGCTTACGACAACAGTGAAATGCGTTCTGAGCGAGTCAGAAGGCTGACGGGCGGGGAAGCTGTTTCTACATCTAACTCACTTCCGACTGTCAGAACTTTATCCAGGTTTCGTCTTTTAGAAAATACCGGGACTGAACTTACCGTTCGCTGTGCTTATTGTCTGTTTGAGAACAATAAGAATGGTATCAGGCAATTTCCCGCGAACGTAGAGTTTGTGCTTAAAGTTACGTCAGATGGTTACAAAATTCTGAGAAAGGTTGTCCGGGTTATGAAATCTGATGAGTATCTGACAACTGTAAGTTTTTTATTTTAG
- a CDS encoding SDR family NAD(P)-dependent oxidoreductase encodes MNKVALVTGASKGLGVEIVKALIGDGYKVVMTSSSRKGVDLVAGELGLEYDKYRTLALDVRDKSDFENALSFCIEEFGSCELLVNNAAITPTTDVMEITPEEFSEVVDTNLRGTFLGCQVFGKYLAGKNYGRIVNISSLAGQMGGTASGAHYAASKAGIITLTKIFARKLAPLGVTVNSIAPGPIDVPSMSEKLSAQQLEDIVNNAIPVKALSSAKYIADMVVMLARKDAETVTGATWDINGGIYMR; translated from the coding sequence ATGAATAAAGTAGCGCTGGTAACAGGTGCGTCAAAAGGGTTGGGCGTTGAAATCGTCAAAGCGTTAATTGGCGACGGATACAAGGTCGTCATGACTTCGAGTTCACGCAAGGGGGTTGATCTAGTCGCAGGTGAACTTGGGCTTGAATATGATAAATATCGTACTTTGGCACTCGATGTCAGAGATAAGTCTGACTTTGAAAATGCGCTTTCGTTTTGTATTGAAGAGTTTGGAAGTTGCGAACTTCTGGTCAATAACGCTGCTATAACACCAACTACAGATGTAATGGAAATTACCCCCGAGGAATTTTCCGAGGTTGTTGATACCAATCTCAGAGGTACTTTTTTAGGCTGCCAGGTTTTTGGTAAATACCTGGCAGGAAAAAATTACGGAAGAATAGTTAATATCAGCTCGCTGGCAGGACAGATGGGGGGGACTGCATCCGGCGCTCACTATGCCGCTTCAAAAGCAGGAATAATAACCCTGACCAAAATTTTCGCTCGGAAACTAGCGCCATTGGGGGTCACTGTTAATTCTATCGCTCCGGGTCCAATTGATGTCCCTTCTATGTCTGAAAAGTTGTCAGCACAACAACTCGAAGACATTGTTAACAATGCCATTCCAGTAAAAGCACTTTCATCGGCAAAGTACATCGCGGATATGGTTGTGATGCTGGCTAGAAAGGATGCCGAAACTGTTACAGGCGCCACATGGGATATCAACGGCGGCATCTACATGCGTTAA
- a CDS encoding PDR/VanB family oxidoreductase, which translates to MKSQFIKARIISRETHGGSVAVISLTGDGCKLPAFSAGAHIDIFVSDDITRQYSLCGSPEIANLYKVGILNDPESRGGSSFIYEHFDKGRTVFISTPRNHFPLENNVSKAILIGGGIGITPLLSMAYKLKSEGKPFEIHYCVKTSKTAGFIDELAQNFADSTHIYESQSATPNKLDAMALFSRLEGNEEIYICGPDKFMESIRSSASSAGFTEKQIHTEYFSGDIDTSGQAFEVVCEQSGKTLSVAADETIADALKAAGIKVQMSCAEGVCGTCITDVLEGEPEHRDLFLSDEEKADNDQIAVCCSRAKSKRLVLDI; encoded by the coding sequence GTGAAAAGTCAATTTATCAAGGCACGTATTATATCCCGGGAGACACATGGTGGCTCGGTAGCTGTTATTTCATTAACCGGAGACGGCTGCAAACTACCTGCATTTTCTGCCGGAGCACACATAGATATATTCGTAAGTGATGACATAACTCGTCAGTACTCTTTATGCGGAAGCCCGGAGATCGCTAATCTCTATAAAGTCGGCATTTTGAATGATCCGGAGTCCCGGGGCGGATCAAGTTTTATTTATGAGCATTTCGACAAAGGACGTACTGTTTTCATCAGCACTCCCAGAAATCATTTCCCTCTGGAAAATAACGTCAGTAAAGCAATCCTGATTGGCGGTGGGATTGGCATTACCCCTTTGTTGTCAATGGCATACAAATTAAAGTCTGAAGGAAAACCATTTGAAATTCACTATTGTGTGAAGACGTCAAAGACGGCGGGGTTCATTGATGAGCTGGCTCAAAATTTTGCTGATTCTACTCATATTTATGAGTCACAGTCAGCGACACCGAACAAGTTAGACGCGATGGCATTGTTTAGCCGGTTGGAAGGCAATGAAGAGATTTATATCTGCGGACCAGATAAATTTATGGAGTCAATCCGGTCCAGTGCTTCCTCAGCAGGTTTTACGGAAAAACAAATCCATACAGAGTATTTCTCTGGCGACATTGACACATCAGGTCAAGCTTTCGAAGTCGTATGTGAGCAAAGTGGAAAAACCCTTAGTGTAGCAGCTGATGAGACGATTGCAGATGCCCTGAAAGCTGCAGGCATTAAGGTTCAAATGTCATGTGCTGAAGGTGTTTGCGGGACCTGTATCACTGATGTTCTTGAAGGTGAGCCGGAGCATCGTGATCTGTTCCTTAGCGACGAAGAAAAAGCTGACAATGATCAAATTGCAGTGTGCTGTTCGAGAGCAAAGTCAAAACGATTAGTGCTTGATATATAA
- a CDS encoding 2-hydroxymuconate tautomerase: protein MPIVKVEMIQGRTPEQIEKLIESVAKAVNESIGAPEESIRVMVKEYPNTHWGIGTKQAYKLGR from the coding sequence ATGCCAATTGTAAAAGTTGAAATGATTCAGGGGAGAACACCTGAGCAAATTGAAAAACTTATCGAATCAGTAGCGAAAGCGGTTAATGAATCAATAGGTGCTCCTGAAGAAAGCATCAGGGTGATGGTAAAAGAATACCCGAACACACATTGGGGTATCGGTACAAAGCAAGCTTATAAGCTCGGAAGGTAA
- a CDS encoding flavin reductase family protein: MSIKQNLRRALGQFPTGVTVMTARKGNELVGVTASSFNTVSLEPPLILWSIDKAAFSADIFINSDYFTVNVLNESQTDISNKFASKGADKFSDVDFENGLGNVPLLNHCIANFQCEVWNVHDGGDHYIIIGEVKKYDYSENLKPLVFSQGQYSSLVPMATLQN, translated from the coding sequence ATGAGTATTAAACAAAATTTGCGTCGTGCATTAGGTCAGTTTCCGACCGGTGTGACAGTGATGACGGCCAGAAAAGGCAACGAATTGGTTGGTGTGACTGCCAGCAGCTTCAATACTGTGTCACTTGAGCCTCCACTTATTCTGTGGAGCATAGATAAAGCCGCGTTCAGCGCCGATATTTTTATAAACAGTGATTATTTCACGGTGAATGTACTCAACGAATCACAAACAGATATTTCAAACAAATTTGCGAGTAAAGGCGCTGATAAGTTTTCTGATGTGGATTTTGAGAATGGTTTGGGGAATGTACCTTTACTGAATCATTGTATAGCTAATTTTCAATGTGAAGTCTGGAACGTTCATGATGGCGGCGACCACTACATCATAATTGGTGAAGTTAAAAAGTATGATTACAGTGAAAATCTAAAGCCACTTGTTTTTTCGCAGGGTCAATATAGCAGTCTTGTTCCCATGGCTACACTGCAAAATTAG
- a CDS encoding amidohydrolase codes for MKITVLLCFLFFIGSSIQWAVSEELDDKRFVETNTKAIAGEITRLSDAVWRYAEVGFVERKSSSELAAYLEKNDFKIDMDVAGMPTAFVASYGSGGPVIALLGEFDALPQLSQTTDTFRQSANGVAGHGCGHNLLGAASAGAAVLVKKWLEENEVDATVKYFGAPAEEGGSGKVYLARDGYFDDVDIVLHWHPSDSNNTNSLLKTLAVISAKFRFYGTSAHAAGTPEEGRSALDAVESMNYMVNMMREHVPDSTRIHYVITDGGGAPNVVPNFSEVYYYVRSPDVNVLKEVFNRVVKAADGAALGTETRMDYEKVGGTYSLLANLTLNSILDTNLRKFGGVEYSETEIAYANEIRKTVSRSKLPELDSANYIPPLTNEIVLASGSTDVGDVSWIVPTAGINIATWVPGTSFHSWQAVAASGMSIGHKGELLAAKTLALSAIDLIKDPEKVKQVREEWLSRRGNEFQYESLLGDRAPALNYRVKYDQQ; via the coding sequence TTGAAAATTACAGTTTTGCTTTGTTTTCTTTTTTTTATCGGGTCTTCAATTCAGTGGGCTGTCTCTGAGGAGTTAGATGATAAGCGTTTTGTAGAAACAAATACAAAAGCGATTGCGGGTGAAATCACCCGGCTTTCCGATGCCGTTTGGCGCTATGCTGAAGTGGGATTTGTGGAGCGAAAGAGTTCGTCTGAATTGGCGGCTTATCTTGAAAAAAACGATTTTAAGATCGACATGGACGTGGCAGGCATGCCAACAGCATTTGTCGCCTCATATGGTTCCGGAGGACCGGTAATCGCCTTGCTCGGTGAGTTCGATGCATTACCTCAATTATCACAAACAACTGACACTTTCAGACAATCAGCTAACGGTGTAGCAGGCCATGGGTGTGGGCATAACTTACTTGGAGCTGCTTCTGCTGGTGCCGCGGTTCTTGTAAAGAAATGGCTGGAAGAGAATGAAGTAGATGCCACGGTAAAATATTTTGGGGCACCTGCTGAAGAAGGTGGTTCAGGGAAAGTATATCTTGCCCGGGATGGCTATTTTGATGACGTCGATATTGTCCTGCACTGGCATCCAAGTGACTCTAACAATACCAACTCATTATTGAAGACGCTTGCCGTTATTTCAGCCAAGTTCAGGTTTTACGGAACATCAGCCCATGCCGCGGGGACACCTGAAGAAGGACGGTCCGCACTTGATGCAGTGGAATCAATGAACTACATGGTCAACATGATGCGTGAGCATGTACCTGACTCGACAAGAATTCACTATGTTATTACCGATGGTGGCGGTGCGCCCAATGTAGTGCCAAATTTTTCCGAAGTTTATTACTACGTGCGGAGTCCGGATGTAAACGTGCTTAAGGAAGTATTTAATCGGGTAGTCAAGGCAGCTGATGGTGCAGCTCTCGGAACCGAAACGCGTATGGATTATGAAAAGGTAGGGGGTACATATAGTCTGCTTGCTAACTTAACACTTAATTCAATATTGGATACAAACCTCAGAAAATTTGGTGGCGTCGAATACAGCGAAACAGAAATCGCATATGCCAACGAAATCCGAAAGACCGTTTCGCGCTCTAAATTGCCAGAGTTAGACTCTGCAAACTACATCCCCCCGCTGACAAATGAAATCGTACTGGCTTCGGGCTCTACCGATGTAGGTGACGTGTCATGGATTGTACCTACTGCAGGAATAAATATCGCTACATGGGTACCTGGTACGTCCTTTCACAGTTGGCAAGCTGTTGCAGCCAGCGGTATGTCCATTGGTCATAAAGGAGAGCTACTAGCAGCGAAAACGCTTGCCTTGTCGGCAATTGATTTGATCAAGGACCCTGAAAAAGTGAAGCAGGTCCGGGAAGAATGGTTGAGTCGCAGAGGTAATGAATTTCAATACGAATCACTTTTAGGTGACAGAGCTCCGGCATTGAATTACAGGGTGAAATATGACCAGCAATAA
- a CDS encoding gluconate 2-dehydrogenase subunit 3 family protein: MTSNNSNLPPISRRSLLKAISVSLAGVSGQVLADYSIAFSRINPSVTDWTEETKTMVASLCECIIPKTDTPGAIESGVPQFVESVYADLLSTEAQSEFFAALAELNKAAQEEFGFTFSECPVSEQNKIVSTFSCHSYELYKSLQRIITVGYFTSMNGVTKALSYNPMPLKYDGSVEVSGFPKQWAY; the protein is encoded by the coding sequence ATGACCAGCAATAACTCTAATCTCCCTCCTATCAGCCGTCGCTCATTACTCAAAGCAATAAGCGTTAGTCTGGCAGGTGTGTCCGGTCAGGTACTCGCTGACTATTCAATTGCTTTCAGTCGAATAAACCCATCGGTCACGGATTGGACGGAAGAAACCAAAACAATGGTAGCGTCTTTGTGCGAATGTATTATTCCAAAAACAGACACGCCGGGGGCAATTGAATCAGGTGTCCCCCAGTTTGTTGAATCTGTTTACGCAGACTTGTTATCCACCGAAGCGCAAAGTGAGTTTTTTGCTGCGTTGGCTGAGTTGAACAAAGCTGCGCAAGAAGAGTTTGGATTCACTTTTTCAGAATGCCCGGTGAGTGAGCAAAACAAGATTGTATCGACCTTTTCCTGCCACTCATATGAGCTATACAAGTCTCTGCAGCGCATTATCACAGTCGGCTATTTTACCTCAATGAACGGGGTTACTAAGGCACTTTCTTACAACCCTATGCCACTTAAATACGATGGAAGTGTTGAGGTTAGTGGTTTTCCAAAGCAGTGGGCGTATTAA
- a CDS encoding GMC oxidoreductase: MDKHYDAIVVGSGISGGWAAKELTEKGLNVLVLERGKMVKHVRDYKGEHMPPWKIPYGGMPIDKLYDEEYAVQRNCYAFNETTRHFWNNDKLNPYDAGDSNFEWIRGDVVGGRSLMWGRHSYRLSDLDFNANNVDGYGVDWPIRYQDIAPWYDYVESFIGVSGQPEGLEHFPDGNYLPPMELNIAEKHFRKVLTGNYAERTLTIGRIAVLTKPHNGRGQCHYCGPCERGCSVGAYFSSQSSTLPAAEKTGRLTLLSDMVVEKLEYDEQKKRVSAVHVINATTGEKKSFRSKIVFLCASTIATAQILLNSKSDRFPNGLGNDSGQVGRNLMDHTMGVFATGYFDTFQDYTEFGQRPTGIYIPRFRNISNEENLPFVRGYGFQGRAKRDDWRAQLAESGDFGVDFKKHLETPGKWKMTLVGLGECLPNEDNRVTLAEKTDRFGIPQAKISFAYQKNEHEMMKDIGQEAEAMLLTAGCKDVAVDIRPPVPGRTIHEMGTARMGNDAGTSVLNGWNQMHSVPNVFITDGSCMSSSSCVNPSLTYMALTARAADFAAKNIKTI, from the coding sequence ATGGACAAACATTATGATGCTATCGTTGTTGGATCGGGCATATCTGGTGGTTGGGCCGCGAAAGAATTGACAGAAAAAGGCCTGAACGTTCTTGTTCTCGAAAGGGGGAAGATGGTTAAACATGTCCGGGACTATAAAGGGGAGCATATGCCCCCCTGGAAAATACCCTACGGTGGGATGCCAATTGACAAACTTTATGATGAAGAATATGCAGTTCAAAGAAATTGCTATGCGTTTAATGAAACGACGAGACACTTCTGGAATAACGACAAACTTAACCCCTACGATGCAGGAGATAGCAATTTTGAATGGATTCGGGGTGACGTTGTTGGTGGTCGCTCCCTTATGTGGGGGAGGCATTCATATAGATTAAGTGACCTGGATTTCAATGCAAACAATGTTGATGGTTATGGTGTTGACTGGCCAATAAGGTATCAGGATATTGCTCCGTGGTATGACTATGTTGAAAGCTTTATCGGAGTAAGTGGTCAACCTGAAGGGTTAGAGCACTTTCCTGATGGTAACTATTTGCCGCCAATGGAATTAAACATTGCTGAGAAGCATTTTCGTAAAGTACTTACCGGCAACTATGCAGAAAGAACACTTACCATAGGCAGAATTGCCGTACTAACAAAACCACACAATGGCAGGGGACAATGTCATTATTGCGGTCCCTGTGAGAGAGGATGTTCGGTTGGAGCTTACTTTTCCAGTCAAAGCTCTACCCTACCTGCTGCTGAAAAAACCGGCCGCCTTACTTTACTCTCCGACATGGTTGTTGAAAAGCTTGAATATGACGAACAAAAAAAACGTGTTTCAGCGGTTCATGTTATCAACGCCACCACCGGTGAAAAGAAATCATTTCGCTCAAAAATAGTCTTTTTGTGTGCGTCGACTATTGCCACAGCGCAGATACTACTCAATTCCAAAAGTGACAGGTTCCCAAATGGACTCGGAAACGATTCGGGTCAGGTCGGCCGCAATTTGATGGATCACACTATGGGGGTATTTGCTACGGGATATTTCGACACGTTTCAGGATTACACTGAGTTTGGTCAAAGGCCTACAGGTATATATATTCCCAGGTTCAGAAATATCTCGAATGAAGAGAACCTGCCATTCGTGAGGGGATATGGATTTCAGGGACGTGCAAAAAGGGACGATTGGAGAGCTCAACTCGCAGAGTCTGGTGATTTTGGTGTCGATTTTAAAAAGCATCTGGAAACTCCCGGAAAGTGGAAGATGACGTTAGTCGGGCTTGGTGAGTGTCTTCCCAATGAAGACAACCGGGTTACCCTCGCAGAAAAAACAGACCGTTTCGGAATTCCTCAGGCCAAAATCAGTTTTGCTTATCAGAAAAATGAACACGAAATGATGAAAGATATTGGTCAGGAAGCTGAAGCTATGCTTCTCACCGCAGGTTGCAAGGATGTCGCTGTCGACATCCGCCCCCCTGTTCCGGGAAGAACTATACATGAGATGGGGACAGCCAGGATGGGGAATGACGCCGGGACATCTGTACTCAACGGCTGGAATCAGATGCATTCAGTTCCCAATGTCTTTATTACCGACGGTTCATGTATGTCCTCATCATCTTGTGTAAATCCGTCACTAACCTACATGGCTCTCACCGCCAGAGCCGCAGATTTTGCTGCCAAAAACATTAAAACAATATAA
- a CDS encoding sugar phosphate isomerase/epimerase family protein, which yields MHRRQFIKYSTVLFASVGAGACSVQVQSKSLNTSLGVQLFMLRESMQKSPEKTLEEIAGIGFKEVELFGFGKSLFNSDPFFGLGPRRFSEVLKNNGLTAPIAHLAGSVDDEEKLAELADIVAIKRFVIAMPPEFVDRTSGRARIVGVQSLEQLDRMSERLNNEASKLSKHGIGFGYHNHNMEFKNVGGVVAFDYLMQQLDRNLVAIELDLGWVAAAGLSPVQWINKYGSRIQSVHLKDYSSSIPAGLDSTKYPIPEMSQLVLPGHGDLKFKDIFNALDSMGIKHRFLEVDLPQNPMEEAQIGFSYLSRYL from the coding sequence ATGCACAGAAGACAATTTATAAAATATTCAACTGTATTATTCGCTTCAGTGGGAGCCGGAGCATGCTCTGTTCAGGTGCAATCAAAGTCTCTGAATACAAGTCTTGGCGTTCAGCTATTTATGCTTAGAGAATCGATGCAGAAATCGCCGGAGAAAACTCTGGAGGAAATTGCTGGTATTGGTTTTAAAGAGGTGGAGCTTTTCGGATTTGGTAAAAGTCTGTTCAACAGTGATCCGTTCTTTGGTCTTGGGCCCCGTAGATTTTCTGAAGTGTTGAAAAACAATGGTCTTACTGCCCCGATAGCTCACCTCGCCGGTAGCGTAGATGATGAAGAGAAACTTGCTGAACTTGCCGATATCGTTGCAATAAAAAGGTTTGTCATAGCAATGCCGCCGGAGTTTGTTGACAGGACGAGCGGACGGGCCAGGATTGTTGGTGTTCAGTCTCTTGAACAACTTGACCGGATGAGCGAAAGGCTTAATAACGAGGCCAGTAAACTAAGCAAACACGGTATTGGCTTCGGCTATCACAACCACAATATGGAATTTAAGAACGTCGGCGGGGTTGTAGCTTTTGATTATCTTATGCAACAACTCGACAGAAACTTAGTTGCAATTGAACTGGATTTAGGTTGGGTCGCAGCGGCAGGGCTCAGTCCTGTTCAATGGATTAACAAATATGGAAGCCGCATTCAATCAGTACATTTGAAAGATTATTCATCTTCAATACCTGCAGGCCTGGATTCTACAAAATATCCAATTCCTGAAATGTCTCAATTGGTGCTTCCGGGACATGGCGATCTTAAATTTAAAGATATTTTTAATGCGTTAGACAGCATGGGCATAAAGCATAGATTTTTAGAAGTAGATTTACCTCAAAATCCAATGGAAGAAGCTCAGATTGGTTTTTCATATTTAAGTCGATATTTGTAA